The window CGGCCGTACGCCGCATCGCCGCCAACGTGGACCGGAGCGAATCGGCGCTGACGACCGTGGATCCGGAGGTGGTGGTGGCGGCGGTGGGCTCGACCCAGCCCGCGGGCGTTCCGGCGGAGACCGAGCGGGACCCGGTGGAGGTGCGCCGGGCCCAGGAAGCGCGCAGTGGCGTGGGGTGGTATCTGTTGTTGGCGGTGTTCGGGCTCCTGGCCCTGGAGACCACCGTTTCGAATCGAGCATCGCGCCGGCCCGCCTGAGCGGCAGTCGGACGAAGGAGCGAGCATGCGGAGCGCACGAGTGTCCAGTGGTCCCCGGGAGCTGACCTCCATCATCCGCCGTGTGCGGGGCCGCTGGCGCCTACGCGTGGCGTTGAAGGGTCTGGCCGTCCTTGCCGGCGTGGTGCTGGTGACCCTGGTGCTTTCGAGCCTGGTGCTGGAAAGCACCCGGTTCGCGGCCGGTCCGCTGCTGGCCTTGCGGATCGTGACGTTGGGTGCCGCCGCCGCCGTGGCCCTGTGGTTCCTGGTGCGACCGCTGATCCGTCGGGTCAGTGACGAGCAGGTGGCGCTCTACCTGGAGGAGCACGAGCCCTCCCTGGCCCAGTCGGTGTTGAGCGCGGTGGAGGCGGCACACTCCCCGAGCGCCGGCGCTTCGCTGGCCCTGGTGCAGCGCGTGGTGCAGAACGCCGTGGTCGCCTGTCGCCGCGTCCAGGACGGCCGGCGCATCGAGCACACGGCGCTCATGCGCTGGGGCGGAGCGCTCACCGCCACGGTCCTGGCCACGCTGGCCGTCTTCACGCTGGGCCCCTCCTACCTGCGGCACGGCGCAGCGGCGATCCTGGTGCCAACCACCTCGGCGAGCGAAGCCAACCCGTACCGGGTGACGGTCGAGCCCGGGAACGCCACCATCTCGCGTGGCTCCGACCTCAGCGTGCGGGCTCAGCTGAGCGGCTTCACCGCGTCGGACGCCACGCTGTTCTGGCGCACAGACGGCGCGGAGGCCTACGACGCCATCCCCATGCTGGTGGACGATCAGGGCGTATTCGAAGCGCTGCTCTTCGCCCTGGGCGAGGCGGGCGACTACTTCGTGGAGTCCAGCGGAGTGCGCTCCGAGAGCTTCCGCGTCGACGTAGCGGATCTCCCTTACGTGTCCGGGCTGGAGCTCGAGTATCAGTATCCGGCCTACACGGGGCTGGCGCCCCAGATCGTCGAGTACGGGGGTGACGTAGCCGTGCTGCGCGGCACCACGGTGGTGCTGCGGGCCACGTCCACGCAGCCCACCGATGCCGGCAACCTGGTGATGGGTGATTCGTCCCGCACCGCGCTGGAGGCGCTCGACGCCACGCGCTGGACGGGCTCGTTCCGCGTGAATTCACCCGGGTCCTACCGGGTGGAATTGCAGGCCGACAACGGCGTCTTCGTGCCCGCCTCGCCCGAGTACGTGATCGATGTGCTCGAAGACAAGGCGCCCAGCGTGTCGCTGGTGAAGCCCGGAAGGGACTCCCGAGCCAGCCCCATCGAAGAGGTCTACATCGAGGCCCGCGCCGACGACGACTACGGCGTGCGCTCGTTGCAGCTGGTGTACTCCGTCAACGGGGAAGCAGAGGACTCCCTGGCCCTCTTCCAGCAGAGCGGCGGCCCGCGGCCCGAGGTCACGGCCAGCCACACGTTCTTCCTGGAGGAGATCGAGCTGGAACCGGGAGACGTGATCTCCTACTACGTGCGCGCCACGGACAACGACCGCGTGAGCGGGGCCAAGACCGTGACCAGCGACATGTACTTCCTGCAGATCCGACCCTTCCGCAAGGACTTCACGCAGGCGGACCAGGGGCCGGGTGGCGGCGGCGGCATGGGTGGCGGCGACTCCATGGACGGCTCGCTGCCCGAGCAGCAGCGTCAGATCATCTCCGGCACCTTCAACCTGGTGCGTGACCAGGACGGCTACAGCGATGACGAGTTCGCCGAGAACGTGGTCATGCTGAAGCTGGCGCAGGACAAGCTGCGCGAGCAGGTGCGTGGGCTGGTGGAGCAGATGCAGGCGCGTGGCGTGGCCGAAGGCGATCCCTCGTTCCAGAAGATCGCCGAGGAGCTGCCCAAGGCCGTCGAGCAGATGGGCACGGTCATCGACTCCTTGGACGCGTCCCGGCCCCGCGCAGC is drawn from Gemmatimonadota bacterium and contains these coding sequences:
- a CDS encoding DUF4175 family protein, which translates into the protein MRSARVSSGPRELTSIIRRVRGRWRLRVALKGLAVLAGVVLVTLVLSSLVLESTRFAAGPLLALRIVTLGAAAAVALWFLVRPLIRRVSDEQVALYLEEHEPSLAQSVLSAVEAAHSPSAGASLALVQRVVQNAVVACRRVQDGRRIEHTALMRWGGALTATVLATLAVFTLGPSYLRHGAAAILVPTTSASEANPYRVTVEPGNATISRGSDLSVRAQLSGFTASDATLFWRTDGAEAYDAIPMLVDDQGVFEALLFALGEAGDYFVESSGVRSESFRVDVADLPYVSGLELEYQYPAYTGLAPQIVEYGGDVAVLRGTTVVLRATSTQPTDAGNLVMGDSSRTALEALDATRWTGSFRVNSPGSYRVELQADNGVFVPASPEYVIDVLEDKAPSVSLVKPGRDSRASPIEEVYIEARADDDYGVRSLQLVYSVNGEAEDSLALFQQSGGPRPEVTASHTFFLEEIELEPGDVISYYVRATDNDRVSGAKTVTSDMYFLQIRPFRKDFTQADQGPGGGGGMGGGDSMDGSLPEQQRQIISGTFNLVRDQDGYSDDEFAENVVMLKLAQDKLREQVRGLVEQMQARGVAEGDPSFQKIAEELPKAVEQMGTVIDSLDASRPRAAIPAEQKSLQHLLRAEEAFRDVQLQMQQGGGGGGGGGTSADELADLFELELDKLKNQYETVQREQQDQTSREVDETLERLKELARRQEQAAERQRQLAQGSQSGGGGAGSDAQRQLADETERAARELERLSRDRRSEALAETARELQRAAEEMRRAAAARGNQGASSAREALDRLRDARRRLEQEQTDRLAGGAQSALERARRLRDQQEQITDDVMDLPTASDRPESLRRLSERKAEMERELDSLEGDLDRMAADARKDSQQRAAGQALSDAAETIRDLKLKEKVRYTRGVIEARPDQTTRPLEEQIEEDLDALGEQLRRAVATAEEAGKGSQMGEALDRARDLVRGIESLEEQTRSEDGRRLGDRPGQEGQPGQEGQPGQEGQQGQEGQQGQPGQQGQAGQQGQSGQQGQAGQPGQAGQQGQAGQQGQAGQTGQQGQAGGARPDGQPGGMMGGFGPRAGADRGPLSDEEIRQLQRAYREQRADAEELRRQLDAAGVEIDDLTGIIDTLRRFDERRAYADVEEIARLQDSLLEQVKSFEFGLRRAVEGEGESLLLRGSGDVPAGYEKLIEEYYRALAEGRRGGSR